In one window of Desulforhabdus amnigena DNA:
- a CDS encoding ABC transporter permease, translating to MELVELHNIHKVYQMGEIAMPVLRGISLKISRGEYVALMGSSGSGKTTLMNILGCLDRPTSGEYRLDGRDAGALSADERAVLRNQTMGFVFQNFNLLPRTSALENVRMPLAYSPDPPSEREGRKRAEAMLERVGLGNRIHHEPSQLSGGQQQRVAIARALINQPPILFADEPTGNLDSRTSEEVMQIFRELNQEGVTIIMVTHDESVARYAKRVVRIRDGIVESEQSGVQATAESSQEKWPIREEISGARKSSAAKALTRGLHMLRTAFTGLRRNMLRAALTTLGIIIGVSAVIAMMEIGQGSSRSIQQTIASMGANNIAIMPGTAASGGVTFGAGTSMTLTPDDAKAIQTEASAVRTAAPIVRARTQVIYGNRNWVPSEISGTTPAYLDAREWGVAEGEGFSNQDVRRGAKVCILGQTVARELFQGEPPLGKEVRINNVPFTVVGILSPKGANMMGMDQDDVVLAPWTTIKYRVTAKSLSTTNQSASTTSTSSTSTTSSTSDLYPSTGSSLYPEQSATQAANTPLPVRFTNVDRILVAAASSTEVQNAIRQITTILRERHRIRPGEPDDFNIRDMTEMTKAMTSTASMMTRLLLAVALISLLVGGVGIMNIMLVSVTERTREIGLRMAVGAWRRNILQQFLVESVALCFFGGAAGILVGRGASILVSMLLHWPTAPSMEAILAAFIVSTSVGILFGYYPAWKASRLDPIIALRYE from the coding sequence GTGGAACTTGTGGAACTGCACAATATTCATAAAGTCTATCAAATGGGGGAAATCGCCATGCCCGTACTGCGGGGAATTTCCCTCAAGATTTCTCGCGGTGAGTATGTAGCCCTCATGGGCTCATCAGGATCGGGTAAAACGACCCTCATGAACATCCTGGGATGTCTGGATCGCCCCACCTCGGGAGAGTACCGGCTCGATGGACGGGATGCAGGGGCACTGTCGGCGGATGAGCGGGCTGTGCTCCGCAACCAGACCATGGGATTCGTCTTTCAGAACTTCAACCTGCTTCCGCGCACGAGTGCTCTGGAAAATGTCCGGATGCCTCTGGCTTATTCGCCCGATCCCCCTTCGGAACGGGAGGGGCGAAAACGGGCGGAAGCCATGTTGGAGCGGGTGGGGCTGGGGAACCGAATCCACCATGAGCCTTCGCAGCTTTCGGGCGGACAGCAGCAGCGCGTGGCCATCGCCCGCGCCCTCATCAACCAGCCTCCAATTCTTTTCGCCGATGAACCCACGGGCAACCTCGATTCCCGCACCAGCGAAGAGGTGATGCAGATCTTTCGGGAACTGAACCAGGAGGGTGTGACCATCATCATGGTCACCCACGACGAATCCGTCGCCCGGTATGCCAAACGCGTGGTTCGTATTCGGGATGGGATTGTTGAATCGGAGCAATCCGGAGTACAGGCGACTGCGGAGAGTAGCCAGGAGAAATGGCCAATCCGGGAGGAAATTTCCGGTGCAAGAAAGAGCTCGGCGGCAAAAGCCCTTACTAGAGGACTCCATATGCTGCGTACGGCATTCACGGGGCTTCGCCGGAATATGCTGAGGGCAGCTCTTACCACGCTGGGCATCATCATCGGGGTCTCGGCGGTCATTGCCATGATGGAAATCGGGCAGGGTTCGTCGAGGTCCATTCAGCAGACCATCGCCAGCATGGGAGCCAACAACATCGCAATCATGCCTGGGACGGCTGCCAGTGGCGGAGTCACTTTCGGTGCCGGAACCAGCATGACCCTCACCCCCGACGATGCCAAAGCCATTCAAACCGAAGCGTCTGCGGTGCGTACAGCCGCGCCCATTGTGAGAGCGCGTACTCAGGTGATTTACGGCAATCGCAACTGGGTTCCGAGTGAAATCTCCGGGACCACCCCTGCCTATCTCGACGCGCGGGAGTGGGGCGTGGCCGAAGGTGAAGGTTTTTCAAATCAGGATGTGCGCCGTGGCGCCAAGGTATGCATTCTGGGGCAGACGGTGGCGAGGGAGCTTTTCCAGGGTGAACCTCCTTTGGGGAAGGAAGTGCGCATCAATAATGTTCCCTTTACCGTGGTCGGCATCTTGAGTCCCAAAGGGGCCAACATGATGGGAATGGACCAGGACGATGTGGTCCTGGCTCCCTGGACAACCATCAAATACCGGGTTACGGCCAAATCGCTCAGCACCACCAACCAGAGCGCTTCGACCACCAGCACCTCCAGCACTTCCACTACCAGCAGCACCAGCGATCTCTACCCCTCCACTGGAAGCAGCCTGTACCCTGAACAGTCGGCGACTCAGGCGGCCAACACCCCTCTGCCCGTGCGGTTCACCAACGTCGACCGTATCCTCGTCGCGGCAGCTTCTTCCACAGAGGTCCAAAACGCCATCCGGCAGATCACCACCATCTTGCGGGAGCGCCACCGCATAAGGCCTGGAGAACCCGACGACTTCAACATTCGAGACATGACGGAAATGACCAAAGCCATGACTTCCACTGCCTCTATGATGACCCGGCTGCTGCTGGCTGTCGCCCTCATTTCCTTACTGGTGGGAGGTGTAGGCATCATGAACATCATGCTGGTCTCGGTGACGGAACGAACCCGCGAAATCGGTTTGCGCATGGCCGTAGGGGCCTGGCGGCGGAATATCCTGCAGCAGTTCCTGGTGGAATCCGTCGCCTTGTGTTTTTTCGGGGGCGCCGCCGGCATTCTTGTGGGGCGTGGAGCCTCCATCCTGGTGTCCATGCTCCTGCATTGGCCTACTGCGCCATCCATGGAAGCCATCCTGGCTGCGTTTATAGTCTCCACGAGTGTTGGAATCCTTTTTGGCTACTATCCCGCGTGGAAGGCGTCGCGACTCGATCCTATCATCGCCCTGCGCTACGAATGA
- a CDS encoding efflux transporter outer membrane subunit yields MLKKNLEEKTPCRKAEVLKYASLVVFGFCWITGCTVGPNFKPPNPSLPAAWKGATAADSARISTTVPEPVTLVEWWKSFNDSTLSSLMERAMRSNLDVRQASARIRQARASRGVGAAALWPTLDASALYRRSGSGDSSSGGNTTDTSSLIRGGGDQNLFSAGLDAAWELDFFGGTRRNIEALDADLQATVEDRRDVLVTLLAEVGVNYIDLRGLQGQKAIAEENLRAQQKTADITRRRFEAGFVTGLDVANAAAQTATTASRIPVLEASIQSTIYNLSVLLGEPPTALAQELQEKAPIPVTPPQIPIGLPSDLIRRRPDIRRVEAQIHAATARIGVATADLYPKFSLTGNLQFSADDFASVANWNNRSWSVGPNVLWPIFDAGRIRWNIEVQKAVEEQTLLAYEQTVLSALKDVETSLVAYAREQENLKLLGEAVMNNRKAVDLSMELYTSGQTDFLNVITAQQSLFVSEEAQILSRRNLAIDGVSLYKALGGGWEKGEEGMVR; encoded by the coding sequence ATGCTGAAAAAAAACCTCGAAGAAAAAACGCCTTGTCGAAAAGCGGAAGTCTTGAAATACGCATCCCTCGTGGTCTTTGGGTTCTGCTGGATAACGGGCTGCACTGTGGGACCTAATTTCAAGCCTCCCAACCCGAGTCTCCCGGCGGCATGGAAGGGAGCGACGGCCGCCGATTCCGCTCGCATCAGCACAACCGTTCCGGAACCGGTGACTCTCGTGGAATGGTGGAAGAGCTTCAATGACAGTACGCTCTCTTCCCTTATGGAACGAGCCATGCGGTCCAACCTCGATGTTCGACAGGCAAGTGCCCGCATCCGGCAGGCAAGAGCTTCCCGCGGGGTGGGGGCCGCTGCCTTGTGGCCGACCCTGGATGCCTCGGCCCTCTATCGCCGCAGCGGGAGTGGAGATTCCTCGTCGGGGGGCAACACCACTGACACTTCCTCGCTCATCAGAGGGGGAGGAGACCAGAACCTCTTCAGTGCGGGCCTGGATGCTGCCTGGGAGCTGGATTTTTTCGGCGGAACACGCCGAAACATCGAAGCGTTGGACGCTGACCTTCAGGCAACGGTTGAGGATCGTCGCGATGTGTTGGTGACCCTCCTGGCCGAGGTCGGAGTGAACTATATCGACCTTCGAGGCCTCCAAGGGCAGAAGGCCATTGCCGAGGAGAATCTTCGGGCACAGCAGAAGACGGCGGATATCACGCGGAGACGTTTTGAAGCGGGGTTTGTGACCGGCCTCGACGTAGCCAATGCGGCAGCCCAGACGGCCACCACAGCATCCCGGATACCGGTCCTCGAAGCGAGCATTCAGAGTACCATTTACAATCTCAGCGTCCTGCTGGGTGAACCCCCGACCGCCCTGGCGCAGGAGCTCCAGGAGAAAGCCCCCATCCCGGTGACACCGCCGCAAATCCCCATAGGGCTGCCGTCGGACCTGATTCGCCGTCGCCCGGACATCCGCCGCGTGGAAGCGCAGATACACGCGGCCACAGCCCGCATCGGAGTTGCCACGGCCGACCTTTACCCGAAGTTCTCTTTGACCGGTAATCTCCAGTTTTCTGCCGATGATTTTGCCTCCGTCGCGAACTGGAACAACCGATCCTGGTCTGTCGGGCCGAATGTACTGTGGCCGATTTTCGATGCGGGGCGCATCCGCTGGAACATCGAGGTCCAGAAGGCGGTCGAGGAACAGACGCTTCTCGCTTATGAACAGACAGTCCTTTCGGCGCTGAAGGATGTGGAAACGTCGCTGGTGGCCTATGCCAGGGAACAGGAAAACCTCAAGCTGCTGGGAGAGGCGGTCATGAACAACCGCAAGGCTGTGGACCTGTCCATGGAACTCTATACCTCCGGACAGACGGACTTTCTGAATGTCATCACGGCACAGCAGTCCCTCTTCGTTTCAGAAGAAGCTCAGATTCTAAGCCGCCGCAACCTGGCCATTGATGGAGTCTCTCTCTACAAGGCTTTGGGTGGGGGATGGGAAAAAGGTGAGGAGGGGATGGTTCGATAG